In Natranaerobius thermophilus JW/NM-WN-LF, the genomic stretch TATTGGCTCCAAAGAACTTGAGCATTTTAAATTTTGTTCTCACTTTCTTCCATTGTTTCCAGTAAATCATGCGAATACGCCTTCTCATCCAACTGTCAGTATTTATTAACAGATTCTTCATATCAGCTGGTTTAAAGTAGTTAACCCAACCCATAATGTATCGGCTAAGTTTCTTTGCTCTGGCTTCGTTGCTTATTCCATAACTTCTAGATGTGAGTTCTTTTATTCTCGTTCTCATCTTTGTAACTGATTTAAGATGAACTCTTAATCTGGCTTTTCCTTTATGTCTGTAAAAGCCAAACCCAAGAAATCTTACCTTTCCTACATAGGCAACTACAGTTTTATCTTTATTTACTTTGAGAAATAGTTTATTTTCGATGAAGGGTAGTATGTTCTTCAAGGTGCGTCCGGCACTTCTTCTGCTTTTACAAAAGATTAGCAGGTCGTCCGCATAGCGGACGAATTCGTGCCCCCTTTTCTCAAGTTCTTTATCCAATTCGTGGAGCATTATGTTACTGAGGATAGGGCTAAGAGGCCCGCCCTGGGGCACGCCAACTTCTGTATCCTTATAGGTGTGTTTGATCATTACTCCTGCTCTTAGATATTTGTTGATAAGAGATATTACTCGACCGTCTTTTATTGTCTTAGATAGCACTTCTATCAATTTGCTCTGGTTTACTGTGTCAAAGTATTTCTCCAAGTCCATATCTACTACATATTTGTATCCTTCATTTATGTTTTGTTGACTTTTCTTAATTGCATCATGAGTACTGCGTCCAGGGCGAAAACCATAGCTGTTATCTGAGAATTGCTCCTCATATATTGGAGATAGTACTTGGGCTATTGCTTGTTGGATTACCCTGTCTACCACTGTAGGTATGCCTAATTTTCTTTTCTTCCCATCTTCTTTAGGTATCTCTACCCTTCTGACGGGATTAGGGCGGTATTTACCGTCCAGGACTCTTTGCCTGAGGTGGTCCCCGTTTTCTTTGAGATATTGTAGAAGTTCATCTACTCCCATCCCATCAATCCCGTGAGAGCCTTTGTTGGATTTTATTTTCTTGAATGCTTTATTCATGTTGTCTCTATCCAAAATTTCCTCTAGCAAATTCCCCTTCGACAAGTTTGCATTGGAGATGTTGTTTTCAGTTATCCTTAAAGAACTGTGCACTCCCGCATATCCTTCGTGTTCCGCACTATTCTTCTGCGGTGAGCCTTCTTTGCAGCTTTCGCCTGTCAGAAGTTGGCGGCACTTCATTCCTTTATTGGTAACAGTCATTTACTGATCTCCTCCTAGGTTCATCCCTTCCTTAATGATGTCGACCTCATCAAGTACTATGGAATCTGCTGACTTCTCATGACAAATCTTATTTCAACCGTGGTTCGAAGTTCATCTTGCCACGTCCATGAGACCTCCCACGGTAAGACGATTAACTTTCATTCCATGTACCCACATCATTTACACTGGTATGTCCGTGTAGTTGATTGGACTTCGTTTTGTATTGCAAACTCATCCCATACCTTATGCCTGATGATGTTCGTGTGCCTTGGGTCGGAATTTTGCCTTAAGCTTCCTTCAGATCCCACCTCACGATGGGCACCCTTGCTCTTGGCTAATGGTTGGTAACTACAAACCCCCATAGTGGACTTACACCACCTAGCTAATCGTCATGCATGGCGCACAATAAAAATCCCTGGAAGTTTTTAAATCCAGGGATTTTTTCTTACATTATGAATTTATTTATGGAAAATAATAAAGATGACTAAAATTGATTGGAGGAGTCCATTATGTACTTACCTTATTTTGCCAGTTTATTAATTTTTGGTATTAGCCTGGTATTACTAATACTAATTGTACCTAAAGAGTTTATTATTAATAAACTAATATTTGGTATTGTATTTGGGATTTTACAAGCTATACTATTAATTTATTATATGGAAATCAGATTCGGGTTCTGGGATTTTATCAGAGAGGATATTCTGTATTTAGGTGAATTACCCATTTTTTTATCAGCTACCTGGACTCCTTTAGTTATTATGTTTATTTACTTATTGAAACTGAGTACTCATCTTTTAAGTAGAATTATAGTCCTGATTTTATTTCCCTTGCTATCTACGCTTAGTCACTATGCCTTCGAATTAAATAATATGTTGACATATCAGAACTGGAGTTATTTGGAAACTTTTCTTTTAAGCTTATTAATCCATATGGCTATTATTGGGGGGCTATATTTAGTTGGAGAATTACAGGATAAGAAAAAAACTATTTTTTAAAAATCCCTCCTGCAAAAAAGCAGGAGGGATTTTTTTAGGTTAACTGGCCTATTTTTTAAAACTACTGTATGTTTCCGGTCTAGTGGATTCTTCAGGAGCTTCTTCATCTAAATTATAATAATGTGTTTCCATAAATTCTAAATCGGCATCAAGTCCATCTACGTGATTTTCTAGCATAGCTAGATCTGCGTCCATCTCATCAAAAGCATCAGCAAAATCCTCCAAAACAGAAACAATTTCGCTAATTACTTTGCCTTCCTGACTGTTACTTACCATATTCATTCCATCCATCATGCCTTTAAGGTAGGAAACTCTGTACTGCATTGTATACCTCCTCAAAAAATATATTTAGTGTCGCATATTATTATTCCCCTTTTACCCTTTCAATATATTCACTAGTTCTAGTATCAACTTTGATTATATCACCTTCATTAATAAAGAAAGGTACATTAACAGTTGCACCAGTTTCTAAAGTTGCTGGTTTACTACCTCCTGAAGCTGTATCTCCTTTTACTCCCGGTTCAGTTTCGCTCACTGCCAGTTCGACGAATACCGGCAGTTCAATACTTATTTCTTCTCCATTATGAAACAATACAGTAATTATCATGTTTTCTTTTATAAACTGTGTTTTATCTTCTAACTGATCTTTGGTTAAAGTATACTGCTCAAAGGACTCTGTATCCATAAAGTTATACATATCTCCTGCCGCGTACAGAAATTGCATTTCGCGTTCTTCTAAATGAGCACGTTTTACTTTTTCACCAGCGCGAAAAGTTTTTTCAGATACATTTCCTGATTTCATATGCCTTAGTTTCGTACGAACAAATGCTGCACCTTTACCAGGCTTAACATGTTGAAATTCCACAATACTGTATACTTCTCCATCAACTTCTATTGTCATGCCATTTTTAAAATCATTACTAGTAATCATTACAATACCTCCTTTGTCAACTTTAGTTCCACGGGTACTACTATAATTAAATCTCGATTAAATCCTTAGTTGATCGTGTTAGAACTTCACAGCCTTGTTCTTGAACGAGAACAATATCCTCAATTCGAACACCACCCCATTGAGGAATATACACTCCAGGTTCCACTGTAACCGTCATACCGGGAACTAATTCGTCTTCATGGTTAGGCGAAAGTCTGGGAGATTCATGTACTTTCATCCCCACTCCATGACCTAATCCATGACCAAAATAATTGCCATAATCCTCTTTTTCAATAGTTAATCTGGCAAAGCTATCCGCTTCTTTACCCGTTAATCCAGCATGGATATTATCTAAAGCATTCATCTGAGCTTGAAATACGAGATCATATATCTTTTTCTGTTCTTCACTAGCTTTTCCTAAAACTACTGTTCTAGTCATATCAGAGCAATAACCTTGATATTTTGCTCCAAAATCCATTTTAATAAATTCACCATTCTGGATTTTTTTATTTGACGCTACTCCATGGGGTAATGATGATCGGTGTCCACTGGCTACAATTATATCAAAAGAAATGTCTTCTGCCCCTTGTTTTTTCATAAAGTATTCAAGTTCAAGAGCCAAGTCTCGCTCAGTAACTCCTTCTTCAATAAAATTAACAATATGTACAAAAGCTTCATCGGCTATATGAATAGCCTTTGATAAGATTTCCACTTCTTCTTTGTCCTTTATTTTTCTTAATTCTGACACTAAATCTTTTTCTGGTATTATGTCAGCTTCAAGATTTTCTTGATACCTTTCGTAATCTTCATAAGTGATATGATTTTTTTCTAGATAAATTTGATCAATATTAAGTTTTTTTAGTAATTCATTAAGAGTTTTGACCATGGGAAATTCGTGCTTAATTACTTTAAAGTCTTTTGGAATTTGCTCTTCAGCTTGCTCCACATATCTAAAGTCTGTTAAAAAATAACTTTCATCTTGTGTGACCAGTATAAAGCCACTACTTCCAGTGAAGCCAGTTAAGTAACGACAATTTTCTTGTTTTGTTACAAACAGGGCTGGGATATCATGCTCTGACATTTTCCCTCGCAACCTATTTAGTCTGTCCATTTTAGACATACTAACCCTCCTTAGTTTTGATAAAAGCATTTAAAGCCAATAAATATCCGGCAAAACCCATACCAGAGATTTGACCTTTAGCAACAGGTGCAATTACTGAATGACTTCTAAAACTCTCGCGATTAAAAATGTTAGAAATATGTACTTCGATAACTGGCTTAGAAATAGCTGCTATAGCATCTCTTATAGCTATACTATAATGGGTGTAAGCCCCTGGATTAATTATAACCCCTTGGGCGTAATTATTAGCCTCTTGTAATTTGGTTATAATATCTCCTTCGCTATTGAATTGAAAAATTTCTACTTCTATACCTAGCGATTCACTTTCTTTAATGATTGAGCTATTTAATTCTTCTAATGTTTGGGTGCCATAGTGTTCAGATTCTCGATTACCTAGCATATTAATATTAGGGCCGTGGATGACATAGATTTTCAAACAGTCAGCCTCCTTTTATGATCACTAGTTATTCGCTTCTCAAATGACCTAATTTTAATAATTTATTAATCCTGAAATAATTGAGTTGATAGATAGCGTTCCCCAGTATCTGGTAAAACAGTTACTATTTTGGATCCAGGGTACCGACTGGCAATTTCTTGGGCAGCGAAATAAGCCGCTCCAGCTGAAATACCAGTCAATATACCATGTTGTTTAGATAATAATTTTGCACTATCAATGGCATCTTGATCACTAACTGGTATAATTTCGTCTATTATATTAAAATCCAAGACTTTAGGAATAAAACCAGCACCAATTCCCTGGATTTTGTGGGGAGCAGGATCTTTTCCTGTAAGCACTTGTGATTTTTGTGGCTCTATTGCAATATTTTTGATTTTGGGAAATTTTGCTTTTAAAGCCTGTCCCACACCGGTAATAGTACCTCCTGTACCAACTCCAGCCACAAAAAAATCTGGCTCAATATCTCCAAGGTTTGCAATTATTTCACGGCCAGTTGTATGATAATGAATTTTAGGGTTTTCTGGATTATCAAATTGTTGAGGCATAAAACTTTTAAGATACTCTTCCTGTAGTTCTTGAGCTTTTTTAACTGCTCCACCCATGCCTTCATTGCCAGGGGTTAAAACTAGTTCAGCTCCTAATCCTGCCAGTAACCCTCTTCTCTCTAAACTCATAGAATCAGGCATAACAAGTTGTAATCTATATCCCTTTGAAGCAGCCACTATTGCTAGACCAATACCTGTGTTTCCACTAGTTGGTTCTATAATAGTTGTTTCCGAATCAATCTTACCTTTTTCCTCACCAGCTTGTACCATACTTAAAGAAATCCTATCTTTTACACTTCCCCCTGGATTAAAGTATTCTAACTTAGCATAAATTTGGGCTCCATCGTTACCGGCAAGTGCAACCATGGGAGTATCCCCAATTGAGTTAATGATATTATTAGCAACCATTTAAATCACTCCTATACATATAGCCATTAGAGTATAATTTACTGTAAATTTGATTAGCAACTTCTTGAGGAGTTAACTTATCAGTCCATATTAAATGGTCTCCCTTCTCATAGTATTCCAATCTGTTAATTAATAATTGTTTTATTTTTAAAAATTTATCATTTGTATTGAGTAAAGGTCTAGTCTCATCATACTTTAATCTATCATATATAGTTTTTGGACTAGCTAACAACGAAAAAGTTACTGAATTCTTATCCATTACATACCAGTTATGTTCTCTAATTACAATCCCTCCACCTGTAGTAATTATACATGGAGATTTCTCATTTACCAGTTTTGTTAGAATATCTGTTTCCTGGTCTCTAAAATAATTTTCTCCATAATGTTTGAAAATATCGTTGATATTCATACCTGTACGACTGACAATTATTTTATCAGTATCATAACAAGGTACGTTCATCATATTTGACAGTATTTGACCACTATGTGTTTTTCCTGTTCCCATAAAACCCAATAATACTACATGTATTTTTAATTGATTTAAATTTAATCTGGCCATTACTTACCCCTCACAAAAAATTTTAATGTCTAGGCTGAGTTTTAACTTGATCAATCGCTTTAATTATAGCAGTAGTCACATCTGTAGAAAATTGTACAAACAAGGAATCAATCTTTGAAAAGACTTCACCTTTTTCCGTTACTACATATCTCGGTGGTAAATCATTTAAAGCCAAAGCCATAATATCTAGTTTACATTGTTGGCAATCACAAACTTCTTTCCTGTCTGTTAGAATTTCTTCTAATTTCTTTTCAACTACTTTTTCCATATAATTTTGTAACTTTAAATCACTCATAAATTCTCCTCCAATAATTAAAGTTTGTAGCTATCCAATCATTTAGTTTTCCTCACTCTACCAGAGACGGCTGCTACTACAATATAACGACTATCTCCGCGAGAATTGCTAATACCTATTTTGGCCCCTCCCCAACGAGGAGTTCCATTAGCTGTAAAGATTATCATTGAATTAAAAGGATCGAATCCCCCAGTGTTAACTGTACAAAATTCTAAACCTGCGGGTAAAGTTTTAATACTTGTCCCTTCTCCTGGCAACATCACTACATAATTGTTTTGAACCCCAATAAAAGGAAAACTTATCCTGGATAACTCTTCGGTTTTAATAGCCTGCATCTTAGCCTGACGAATTTCATTGTAAAGCTTATTCTGGGCTGCCTCAAGTATAAAATAGTCAATTAACTGGTACAAACCAGTTACCGCTAAAGTTCCTAAGATTCCTAAAATTAGTACCACACATAATATTTCTAGCAGTGTAAAACCTTTTTGGCCTACTATATTACTGTACATTATCTTGTACCCTTTTTATATCTTCAACATCCTTTAGTGTCCTTCCTTCACTAATTGAGATATTATCATAGAAAATTTCAAGTTCCATTTCAACTGATACGTATTTATTGTCGTCACTACCGGTATTCACACTTTCTTTAATATGTAATCCTCGTAAACTGAACAATCTATCCAAATTAGATAAATCATCGATCACCTGTTTGATATCATAATAATGACCTTCGATTTTATGTAATAAAATCAAACTTTTTATCTCTGGTAAGTTATTAGAGCCGGAGAAAATGTTAACCGAGTTTACAGAAACATTGTTAAGCTCCATTAATGAATAAAGATTAGAATAACTATATTCCAACTCCTTATTCCCTGGGACTAATGCTTGTAAATGTTTTATTTCATCTAAAAAGTTAACTTGTTGTTGTTTCAAACTATCTTCAAAATTGATAGAACTCATCTGTTTTTTACTATGCTCTTTAGTTTCGGTCAAATGTAAATTTAATTCCTGGTTTTTTTCTGTTAACGGCATATACAATAAATTCCAGAAAAACAAAAATATCAACAGTAACAGTACTATAAATATCAATATCTGCTCTCTGATGCTTAATTGGAATAATTTTTTTGTTACCAAATCAAAGTAATAGTTCACTGACTTTCATCTCCTTTTCTATCTTCGTTCAGTATACCCTGTAGAATAAAATGATAACTACCGTATCTGTAGTCCAAATTCTTTAATTCAACTTTTATATCTCTTTCTAGAGAATTGAGCTCTTCTTTAAATAATAATGTATGATATACAGATGAACTGTGTCCCACTATTTTGATTGTTGGCAAATCTTTAGCATTAAAATCTATTAAACTAACTTCTTTAGGTAAAATTTCTTCAATTTCTTTGAAAATACTGGGCCAATCAATTTGCTGTGATAATAATAAATCTATGTGATCTTTCTTTTTCAAGTAGAGATTTTTTATATCCTCAATTTGATGTTTTTCGGTAATATCACCCTTCTCCTGAGAAAACATAGTTAGTTGTTGATCCAAAGTTCTATTCTTTAAATATAAGTTTGTCACAATTAGTATCAGGATGAAAACGTATACAATTATAACAATTAACCCTAATTTCCTTTTCTTAATGACTAATTCATTATCTATTAATTCTTGTGGTCTTAAATCTATTTTAATATTCAGTTATAACCACCTCCGCAAAGCAAGCCCTGTTGCTACACAATAAGAAACTTTATCTTGTAAGACAGAAGAATTTAAATTGACCACGTCAATTTTTTGAAAAGGATTGATTAATTGGTGTTTCAAAACCAAGTTATTGTTAATCACTTCAGTGTTGATTACATGCTTTTCAATAAATTGATGGCAGTCTCCAGTTAAAAACAAAGTTCTCGGATTACCAGACGAAAGCCCTTCAAAATTGATATAATTTAAAGAACTTTCGATTTCCAGTATTATTTTTTCCCAGGTAAGTTGATTTTGTATATCGAAATTTATTAGATTTACATTTCTACATAAAATATATTTATTTTCTTCTAAAAAAATTAGTGACACGTAGTTAGTATTAATATTGACAATAATGTTTATTTGTTGAGATTCTGTGGTTAGATCATTACTATATGTATAATTTACCATCCTTAGGATTGAAAAAACATCAACTTCTAATGCTGAGATGATTAGTCCAGCATCCTTAAATACACGACAATAATCATTTATTTGTTCCTTCTGGGCTGCTACTATTAAAACTTTTGTATTAGTTTCACTTCTATTTAAGATAAACCAGTCTACAACCACATTATCCCATGGAAGAATTAATTGGGTTTCTATCCGTAGTTTAATAGCCGAATCTATATCTTTTTTTGACATATTTGGCAATTGAATGGTTTTAATTATTATATCTTTAGATTTTATGGCAAAATAAATCTGTTTTTTTGTTAAACTATTAGCTACAAAATATTCTCTTAATCTATCTATCCTACTTTGCAAAAAATCGACGGTATCCTGGTTCCCTTGATCTTGAATATTAATGTCTTCTATCTTTTTACATATAATTTTGTTACCCCTTTTACCTAATTGGACTATTTTTAGACCGTGACTATCAAAATTTACTCCAATAGCGTTTTGATCAAATAAACCAAAAGCCTTTGAATATGTCATATTTACCTCCTAAAAGGGTAGTTAAAATCACTCAACTTTAATTGATATAGTGAATTAAAATCTTTTTTATCTGGAGCATACAATCGTAAGTTTTCACAATCTGAGGTAACTCTACCTCTTGGGGTAATAAAACTACCCTTGAGCGAAATATTTCCACCAATAAAGCTGATCCCTGTATCCTTTGATTCAGAGTAAATTAACACAGGGGCTCCATTAATATAATGACGCTTATTATCTTTTAATTTTATTTCTCCTTGCGAAAGAATTACAACTGTTTTTTCTTCACTGATAGATAGAACATTTTCGCTAACAATAACCTGACTGTGCGAGTAATCATCTTCAAGGGCTACTAATACAAAGGGGTCACTGGGAATTGAATCAAGTTTGACATCTCCTGTATGGACTACAATATTATCATGATTCCATTTATCAATGTTTTCTAGGACTGGCGCTAACTCAGTCAAATCCTGATTGCTATCAAGGTAATATGTTTCTCCATAAATAGTGTCTTCACATAAGTCTGAAGTTTTGGCTGTAATCACATATTCGTAATAATTTTCTAAAAAGATTAAGGAGTCCGAAAGAATAAATTCTTGTTCAATTAATGCTTCGCTAGTCGTAATCGCATCGTAATAATAACCTTTTGAAGTGACTTTCACTCCTTTGGCATCAATTTGAGACAGTTCTAGTTCAAAAATTGGCTGCTGATTTTGTTGCTTCATAACGAAGTCCATATAATCTTGGTTATGTAAGTTGCTATTGATATCTGTTGTACCTTCCCAATCCTTTTTTAATGAAAATAAGGCATATTCTAAACCCGCTTCGGCATTATAGGCGGCTTGAATCCCATCTCCATCTCCAACAGATATAGTGTTTGTAAAAACTGAAATTTCTAAAAGCACTATTCCAGTTATTATTAGAATCATTAATATTACCAGGCTCAACACTGTCATTGAACCAGTTTCATTGTTGATCTTTTTTCTTTTAGTTATTCCCCTAGCTTTGTTCATCAACTAATTTCTTGGTAACACAAAGGTAGATAAGTGATTATGCTCTCCATTTTTGTGCACCTCCAAAGTAATTTTAATCATATCCCAATCTGACTGATCTCTCGAAACTGTTAACACTTTTCCATCAATCAAAACCACTTTTTCAAATTTTAATTTACTAATATTCGATGCGATAGGATTATGATGCTGATTTCTTAAATCATTAGTCAGTTTATGATGATAGTACCTCGTCTCTCCCAAGTCTATATCACTATTAGAGTTGAATTTAATACTATCTTTTTGGGAAATTTTGATATTTTCCACCATTCTATTCATAGCGTAACGAGCGTCCTGCTGTGTATCAGCATTATCTAAGCCAACCTGCCAGCTTTTTATAGCTACATTGAACAATATAAAAAATCCACTTGATAGCATACCAAAGATAACCAAGGTTATGAGTAGTTCAAATAATGTAAAGCCCTTTTTATCAGTAAGTATGTTTTTCAAGAAATCACCTGCTAGTCTGTAAGGTGTTTACATAGTAGTGAGAAGTTTTTCCCGTTTCATCTTCCCACTCTATCAGGACTTCAATTAACAATAGTTTACAATCTTGGATTTCATCTAAAACAGTAGTCTCTATTACAATTTCGAAATTTGGATTTAATGACACAGGTTCGTCGTTCTGCATTATTTCCTCATATGTTTTATTTTTTAAAACTTCCAGTTCTCCCTTGGCTAGATAACTGGCCTCACTATAGGTTCCAGAATGAGAGATTCCTTTTACGCCTTGAATAGTAAGAGCAATTATTGGACCTGCAATCAATGCTAAAATAACTAAACTAATCAATAATTCCAATAAAATAAAACCAGATTTCTTTAAAGTTGTAATTTCATTACTTGATCTCAAATTCATATCATTACCCCTCAATTAATCTGAGTTTTTTAGAAAATTTTCCATAATTCAATAACAGGTATGATAACAGCCAAGACAAGTAATCCGATTATTAAGGACATAATTAATATCATTAATGGCTCTATTAAAGCCGTTATTTGTTTGACATTTAAACTCAATTCCCTCTCGTATAAATTAGCAATTCGTTTCAATGTTTCATCTAGGGTCCCTGTTTCTTCTCCTACAGATATCAATCTGTTGCATAGATCTGGGAAAGTTTCCAATCCACACATACAATATGTCATCCTCTGGCCTTCCTGTATACCGTGAATAATTTTATCTATATCTCTTCGTATTTTTAGATTACTGACAACATTTTTTCCAATACTCAAGGAGTTTTTCAGAGGGACTCCACTTTCCAAAAGCATTGCGGCAGTTCTAGTTAAACGAGCAACATTCGCTTTTATAACTAAATCACCAAAAACAGGTATTTTTAATTTCACAGAATCAAGTATCAGCCGAGCTCCAAATCTTCGAAATATATAAACGCACAAAAACATTAACAAGATAGCCAGGACAAAGATAAGTGAAAAGTTTTCAGTCATCCAAATCCCTGAATCAAAAATCATTCTCGTGATAAAAGGTAACTCTGCACCCTGAGCTTCAAACAAATTGATAAATTGTGGGAAAATTACTGTTAATAAAATATAAACTACTACCATAGCTAATATGATTAGTAAAATTGGATAACTAATAGCAGATTTTAGTTTTTGAGATAAAGTATATTCCTGTTCGTAATGTAATGCCAAACGATCTAAAATTTCGTCCAAGCGTCCCGATTCTTCTCCAGCTCCCACCATTTCCGTAATAAGCCATGGAAAGGTTTCACTGGCATCTGAAAAAGCTTCTCGTAAACTTTTACCAGAGTTTAGAGATTTTATTACTATGGTTAGTCCCCTGGTCAGATTTTTATTTCCTAATTGTTGTGTTTGCAAGTCAAGACTTTCAATAACAGGAATCCCACACCTAACCATTGTGGAAAATTGGCTAGTAAATAGCATTAATTCTTTAGATGTGAC encodes the following:
- the ltrA gene encoding group II intron reverse transcriptase/maturase, which produces MTVTNKGMKCRQLLTGESCKEGSPQKNSAEHEGYAGVHSSLRITENNISNANLSKGNLLEEILDRDNMNKAFKKIKSNKGSHGIDGMGVDELLQYLKENGDHLRQRVLDGKYRPNPVRRVEIPKEDGKKRKLGIPTVVDRVIQQAIAQVLSPIYEEQFSDNSYGFRPGRSTHDAIKKSQQNINEGYKYVVDMDLEKYFDTVNQSKLIEVLSKTIKDGRVISLINKYLRAGVMIKHTYKDTEVGVPQGGPLSPILSNIMLHELDKELEKRGHEFVRYADDLLIFCKSRRSAGRTLKNILPFIENKLFLKVNKDKTVVAYVGKVRFLGFGFYRHKGKARLRVHLKSVTKMRTRIKELTSRSYGISNEARAKKLSRYIMGWVNYFKPADMKNLLINTDSWMRRRIRMIYWKQWKKVRTKFKMLKFFGANKYKAWEYANTRKGYWRISNSPVLSKSLGNDVIKGFGFLFFSEYYRQVKA
- a CDS encoding CD1247 N-terminal domain-containing protein, with protein sequence MQYRVSYLKGMMDGMNMVSNSQEGKVISEIVSVLEDFADAFDEMDADLAMLENHVDGLDADLEFMETHYYNLDEEAPEESTRPETYSSFKK
- the efp gene encoding elongation factor P; the encoded protein is MITSNDFKNGMTIEVDGEVYSIVEFQHVKPGKGAAFVRTKLRHMKSGNVSEKTFRAGEKVKRAHLEEREMQFLYAAGDMYNFMDTESFEQYTLTKDQLEDKTQFIKENMIITVLFHNGEEISIELPVFVELAVSETEPGVKGDTASGGSKPATLETGATVNVPFFINEGDIIKVDTRTSEYIERVKGE
- a CDS encoding M24 family metallopeptidase, whose protein sequence is MSKMDRLNRLRGKMSEHDIPALFVTKQENCRYLTGFTGSSGFILVTQDESYFLTDFRYVEQAEEQIPKDFKVIKHEFPMVKTLNELLKKLNIDQIYLEKNHITYEDYERYQENLEADIIPEKDLVSELRKIKDKEEVEILSKAIHIADEAFVHIVNFIEEGVTERDLALELEYFMKKQGAEDISFDIIVASGHRSSLPHGVASNKKIQNGEFIKMDFGAKYQGYCSDMTRTVVLGKASEEQKKIYDLVFQAQMNALDNIHAGLTGKEADSFARLTIEKEDYGNYFGHGLGHGVGMKVHESPRLSPNHEDELVPGMTVTVEPGVYIPQWGGVRIEDIVLVQEQGCEVLTRSTKDLIEI
- the aroQ gene encoding type II 3-dehydroquinate dehydratase — translated: MKIYVIHGPNINMLGNRESEHYGTQTLEELNSSIIKESESLGIEVEIFQFNSEGDIITKLQEANNYAQGVIINPGAYTHYSIAIRDAIAAISKPVIEVHISNIFNRESFRSHSVIAPVAKGQISGMGFAGYLLALNAFIKTKEG
- the cysK gene encoding cysteine synthase A, yielding MVANNIINSIGDTPMVALAGNDGAQIYAKLEYFNPGGSVKDRISLSMVQAGEEKGKIDSETTIIEPTSGNTGIGLAIVAASKGYRLQLVMPDSMSLERRGLLAGLGAELVLTPGNEGMGGAVKKAQELQEEYLKSFMPQQFDNPENPKIHYHTTGREIIANLGDIEPDFFVAGVGTGGTITGVGQALKAKFPKIKNIAIEPQKSQVLTGKDPAPHKIQGIGAGFIPKVLDFNIIDEIIPVSDQDAIDSAKLLSKQHGILTGISAGAAYFAAQEIASRYPGSKIVTVLPDTGERYLSTQLFQD
- a CDS encoding shikimate kinase — its product is MARLNLNQLKIHVVLLGFMGTGKTHSGQILSNMMNVPCYDTDKIIVSRTGMNINDIFKHYGENYFRDQETDILTKLVNEKSPCIITTGGGIVIREHNWYVMDKNSVTFSLLASPKTIYDRLKYDETRPLLNTNDKFLKIKQLLINRLEYYEKGDHLIWTDKLTPQEVANQIYSKLYSNGYMYRSDLNGC
- a CDS encoding late competence development ComFB family protein, whose translation is MSDLKLQNYMEKVVEKKLEEILTDRKEVCDCQQCKLDIMALALNDLPPRYVVTEKGEVFSKIDSLFVQFSTDVTTAIIKAIDQVKTQPRH
- a CDS encoding prepilin-type N-terminal cleavage/methylation domain-containing protein, which produces MYSNIVGQKGFTLLEILCVVLILGILGTLAVTGLYQLIDYFILEAAQNKLYNEIRQAKMQAIKTEELSRISFPFIGVQNNYVVMLPGEGTSIKTLPAGLEFCTVNTGGFDPFNSMIIFTANGTPRWGGAKIGISNSRGDSRYIVVAAVSGRVRKTK
- the pilM gene encoding type IV pilus biogenesis protein PilM — translated: MTYSKAFGLFDQNAIGVNFDSHGLKIVQLGKRGNKIICKKIEDINIQDQGNQDTVDFLQSRIDRLREYFVANSLTKKQIYFAIKSKDIIIKTIQLPNMSKKDIDSAIKLRIETQLILPWDNVVVDWFILNRSETNTKVLIVAAQKEQINDYCRVFKDAGLIISALEVDVFSILRMVNYTYSNDLTTESQQINIIVNINTNYVSLIFLEENKYILCRNVNLINFDIQNQLTWEKIILEIESSLNYINFEGLSSGNPRTLFLTGDCHQFIEKHVINTEVINNNLVLKHQLINPFQKIDVVNLNSSVLQDKVSYCVATGLALRRWL
- a CDS encoding pilus assembly PilX N-terminal domain-containing protein → MNKARGITKRKKINNETGSMTVLSLVILMILIITGIVLLEISVFTNTISVGDGDGIQAAYNAEAGLEYALFSLKKDWEGTTDINSNLHNQDYMDFVMKQQNQQPIFELELSQIDAKGVKVTSKGYYYDAITTSEALIEQEFILSDSLIFLENYYEYVITAKTSDLCEDTIYGETYYLDSNQDLTELAPVLENIDKWNHDNIVVHTGDVKLDSIPSDPFVLVALEDDYSHSQVIVSENVLSISEEKTVVILSQGEIKLKDNKRHYINGAPVLIYSESKDTGISFIGGNISLKGSFITPRGRVTSDCENLRLYAPDKKDFNSLYQLKLSDFNYPFRR
- a CDS encoding PilW family protein is translated as MKNILTDKKGFTLFELLITLVIFGMLSSGFFILFNVAIKSWQVGLDNADTQQDARYAMNRMVENIKISQKDSIKFNSNSDIDLGETRYYHHKLTNDLRNQHHNPIASNISKLKFEKVVLIDGKVLTVSRDQSDWDMIKITLEVHKNGEHNHLSTFVLPRN